The DNA window GGTGCAACAGAGTACCTCAGCAAACCCATTACACTGAGACAATTAGTTGCAACGATAGAGCGGTTGTGTCAAATATAGTTGTTAAATATTTTTTAAATCAAACTATTATCTATAGTTGGTAATCTTTAAAAGATTATCTAGTCTAAAGCAAAATCAGGTTACAGAACATGCAAGAGAATTTAACCGAAATACAAAAAATTCTGTTGATTGATATTGATAACTGCCCAAGTGAAATCAACAATATTATTGGTAATTCAAAAATTTATAGTCGTATTGTAATTTGCTATGGTGGACAAGTTCCCAAAGTCTCATTGAATTTATTATGTGCTTTTGCGGACATGATGAATGAAAAAAAATTAGAAATTATTGGTATGCAAAAGAAAGGAAAAAATGCGGCTGATTTTGGGTTATGTTTCTTAGCAGGAAGACTATCGCAACAAATCACACAAGCAGAATTTATTATTTTATCGAACGATACTGATTTAGACCATGCAGTTAATCTATTGCAAACCGTAGGACATTCAGCTCAACGTATTGGAACAATGCAAGAAAATCAGACGGTAACAGAAATATCTCCACTTAAACATGAAAGCAAATCTATAACAAATGAAATCATAGAATTAGCACAGGATTATTATCAACACCATTTGAATGCGACCATTAAAAAATCTCAAGCCCGTCCTGCAAAAAAAGAAACCTTACTGAATAGTATTCGGGCATTCAGCCAGAAAAAAATGCCTAACGTCGAAGTTGCTATTTTTGATTATTTACACTCAAAAGGGTATTTTCGTATTTCAGCATCAGGCAAAGTAGAATATTAAACGCAATACAAAAATATATTAGTAACTAATTTTATTGCAATTATTACAGCAGTCCATCCACTTCCCATGCCTACACCGCCCCAACGCTCAAGCTATTTTCAAAATGCCTATGAACGATTTTTCTTTCTGCATGGGCATACTGATGATGAATTTTGCCCGCCCCAGTTAGGTATTTATACCTTAGAAGAAATGCTCTTCACCCATTTGCAACAACTCGGCTATACCCGCATCATCTTCTATAACGGACGGCAAAAAATTTATTTTCACGATTTTCAATCCCGACAAGCCAGCAGTCCACAAGCACAAACGGATAAACCCCAATCCAAACCAACCCCAAGCCCTGCTCGTCCCGCCAGTAAATTATGTTCTGGGCCCGTCGGTTTACAACGATTACGCACCCGCGCCACAGAAACCGAACCCAACCCCGCCGACCCCGCCTCACGACTGCCACCGATGAAGCAAACCATCGTCTATAACTCGTTACAACTGGGGCGCATGTCTGATACCGACGTAGTGGGCTTTATCGCCCGTTGTATGCAGGAGGAACAACCCAAAACGGCGGTTATTTTTACCGATGGCTTGGATTTTATCCTTCATTTTGAAGCCAGCGCACAGCGCACAATGGCGGCAATGTTGACCCGCTTTGGACAATTGCCTTCAACCAATCATAACCTTTGTTTATTTCTCTTACCCGACACCAACCCGCAAAATATCCGCACAGTGTTAGAACAAAAAGAATGGTTATTCCTGCTCAATCAGTTTTTAGATAAAGACAATACCCCCTCACAACGGGTGATTTCTATCGGTTCTCCGCGCCAAGATGAAGTTTTAAACCTACTCCACTACTGGCGACTGAAACGCCAATTATTGACCGATTGGCAACTGCTTCCTGATGCCGCGCTGGCTATCACGCGCCAACTTTGCGCGACAGGACAATCATTAAAAGCCCTTAGTTATCAACTCTCAACTTGCCAAGACTTAAGCGCGAATACGCTCAAACAACTGGCACAACAAACTGCCCAACAGCCCGCCATTGACCGCTTGCGCCAGATGAATGGTTTAGAAATTATTTTGCAAAAAATGGAGCGGCTCATCGCTCGTGAACAAGAACGCTTAAGCGATGAAAGCAGGACGCTGGAGAATAAACACCAAACAGGAACTTGTCGTTTACTCCCAGTTACTGCAACCGCTGAAAAAAATATATCTCTCAATATCGTTTTAAAAGGCAATCCCGGCACG is part of the Beggiatoa alba B18LD genome and encodes:
- a CDS encoding PIN domain-containing protein, whose amino-acid sequence is MQENLTEIQKILLIDIDNCPSEINNIIGNSKIYSRIVICYGGQVPKVSLNLLCAFADMMNEKKLEIIGMQKKGKNAADFGLCFLAGRLSQQITQAEFIILSNDTDLDHAVNLLQTVGHSAQRIGTMQENQTVTEISPLKHESKSITNEIIELAQDYYQHHLNATIKKSQARPAKKETLLNSIRAFSQKKMPNVEVAIFDYLHSKGYFRISASGKVEY